A window of Malania oleifera isolate guangnan ecotype guangnan chromosome 2, ASM2987363v1, whole genome shotgun sequence genomic DNA:
ATGAATTCATTATTCCAAAATGTACTCCATATAATGTTCAAACAAtctatttaattattaattaaaaacaaaaaacttcTCCcaccacaatatatatatatatatatatatatatatgtatagagagagagagagagagagagagagagagagagagagagagagagagagagagtatcaaaaattaaaacaaaccGGGTCCTCCTGCTCCGGATCCGCGGTGGAGCAGCTTGATTTGAAACGCTCCGGCGGTGTACTCCCAAAACAACCCGATTTCATCGCTCGGGTTAACCCGGCGGTCGCGGGCGACGTCCTTCCAGCCGAGGAGGTACGTGTCGTTGGGGCCCTTCTCGAAGACGGTGGCGTCGCCGCGGTGCCGGACGGGGTTGCCGGCGTCGGTGACGTCCCAGAGGAAGACCGACAACTTCTTCCCCCGCTCCACGTGGTTGGCCATCTCCACACTCCAGTACCGGAACACGTGCTCCAGCGCCTCTTGCTCCGTCAGCGCCAGTTTGCCGGCGGCCAGGTCTCCGCTCCTCACCACCTTCCTTATCTGCCAGGGGTTAATGGGGTCGACGGAGGCTGCTGCCGCCGGCGACGGGTAGAGTTCCCTGATCTCCACTATGACCCGCCCAAATACGTTGCTGCTGCAGCTGCTGGTGCTTCCCTTGGCTGCTGCTGCTGCAGCtaagtcttcttcttctgctctggTAGGGAAGAAGTTGTAGTAGAATGTTTTCTTCATCGACATCATGTTAATTTTAATGTTAATGGGCGATGGTCTGGGACTGTGAGATCAATTTGTTTTGAGAATTTTATTGATTTATGGGGTTTTATGGTATCCATTATGGGGCCAAGGTGCTGGGAATAAATATCTTTTTTGGAAATTTGTTATTTTCTCGTAGAAAAACTTTCTAAACTAGGACAgaacaattatatatgtataggttaattttcacacacacacacacacaaacagtttatatatatttataaaatgacaAAAGATATTTACCttctttaaaaacattttttaaattttataaactttccCTCAAATTTGAATATATACACATTCATACCCTTTCCCCTATGGCTGTCAATCCCCCCATCGATCCTCCCCTCAAACTTCTCCTCTCCCCTGTAGCTTATTGATCTACCGCCGCTCACAACAACCCAAAGCCCATCCTCGCTCTCTTATAGCCTCTCATTGAAGAAATCTTCATAACCCTAATTGCGTTAGCGTTTACAGGAAGAAATCTCCTTCCTTCGGCCTTGGTGGGTTTGTGGAACAGTCACCATTTGTGGCTCTGGGCAGCATCATTTCTTGGACTCCCTCAAGCGTCATCTATCTCAATTGCTCTCAATCTGAAATCATCAAGAACGTTGAAGCCTCTCAGTCTCACCTCCACAACCGATTCAAGCCCTCTCACTCTAACTCTGTGAGTGTGGAATTGAAGAATGCATTTAAGGTGTTTTGTTTTTCTGATTGATTTCTTCCAGTATGTTCATGTGTGTGGCTTTCGAACTGTTTGTGTATGTGGTCTCTTTATTTCTGTTTGTGTGTTTGAAAGTGAAGATTATTTTCATCTGCATTGGAATGGAATGCAATTTGTTTCTATGCTACGTATCTTTGTATGATTATTGAAGGATTTTGCTTCTCTAATAGTTCTGATTTTTGGGAAGAAGAATATTGAATCATGCTAAAGAATTGAATCATGCTGAAGCATTCAATATTGAATTGTTTAAAAGGTAGTCTCCATTGAATTGTGGTGAAGTGTTCAAACATTTAGTCAACACATACTGATGTACCATTTTGTGGGATTCAGAGTAgccaaaaagagagagaaaagaaattggAGAATATCCAATTATTTCATGGACACAACAGAATATGAACTTGACACTAGGAAATAtgatctcctctctctctctctctctctctctctctctctctctctctctctctctctctctcccaagttttaaaaaaaaatggaaaatgtttGGATAGGTTCACTATTCAAAATATTGACCTTTGGAACAAAGGGCTTATGTATGGATTAGAAGCATTGTGCTAAACCATACTTGTCTTTGAGagattgaatttcaatttttaaactTGAAATTATGTGCATTTTTATGAAATGAGAAGTGTGCGCTTTGATTATATATCGGATAGTACTTAGAATTTTGACTACAAACTGGTATTATTGTATCTATTATGTTGTATCGATCTGTCTCACACTAGTAAATATtagcaaataatattaaattatatttttaattcttaaaattaaaaaagttGAATCATTGtaatagacaaaaaaaaaatgaaccccATAACCAAAGCTTTTATCTCGTATATGGCATATCATTTTAGCTACAAATCAAGTTTCATTCATTTTCTAAAACTTGTATAAAATTGCTAGATATGCATTTTGaaattagttttctttttttgtcATGAACTGGTTGTGTTCAATAGTACATTGTGAAAGGGGTAGAGTATCGATAATGGACCCTAATagttatacatacatacatatacactAAATGATATGCatgacactacaaaaaaataggttttaatgacgaaagtattagtaatggttttaaaatcgtcactaatagtgttgtattagtcacggtttttaagaaccgtcactaatagtgtaagcattagtgacggttttagcagtcgtccctaatacgacactattagtaacggttttaaaaccgtcactaatacttccgtcACTAAAAAaagcgcggtaaacaattttcgcacggaaattttttcgggaaaatattagcgacgattctagggtattagtgacagattaaattcgttactaaaagtcatttattagtgacaattaactaaccgtcactactaatatttatgaataaataaataaaattaattaagggtattagtgacggtttcaaaaccgtcactactagtgttttttttaaaaaatattaaaaaaaaaatagataagggTATTAGAGATGGTTtggaagaaccgtcactaataatagggtattagtgactgttttcaaaccgtcactactagtttttttatttcaaaaatataaaaaaaaaaattagttaagggcactaataatagggtattagtgacggttttgaaaccgtctactagtgtttttatttcaaaaataaaaaaaaaaactaattaagtgtattagtgacggtttgggggaaccgtcactaataatagggtattagtgacggttatgaaAATCGTccctactagtgtttttatttcaaaaaaaaaattaattaagggta
This region includes:
- the LOC131148399 gene encoding uncharacterized protein LOC131148399 gives rise to the protein MGDGLGLKKSPSFGLGGFVEQSPFVALGSIISWTPSSVIYLNCSQSEIIKNVEASQSHLHNRFKPSHSNSVSVELKNAFKGRDKDCILVSFVRSSENPMNRISSLLGDWHKNNVALTHAKAGYVGEDVESILYKLLTCIYNEWRGFI